The Cryptomeria japonica chromosome 9, Sugi_1.0, whole genome shotgun sequence DNA segment CCCAAAATTCATCCTTCACATATTCTATTTGGTTTTTCTATTAGTGGCAACCCCATCACAATTTTCTTCTTGTGCAATAAGTTTAAGTTTCCAAAGTTTAGATGCCCAAATCTTaggtgccataaccaattttcatctttaatttcagcTTGATAAACTACTTGGGGGACTGCTGCAACTTTTCCTTCATGAACTTGTGGATTCATTGTGTTATGTTCTTGAGAAAACTCTACTTTCAAATCTGGTTTTATCCTTAGGGGAAACATTCTATTGCTTGTCATTTGGACTTTTGCTATGAGCTGATTGCTTGGAAATTTgtctaaaattgtgcattcttTGTTCTTGAAATAGACTCTATACCCTTTTTGAATGAGCTGCCCTATACTCATTAAGTTATGTTTCAGTCCAGGAACAAAATAAACATCTGAAATATACTTTTTCTCCCCCATTTTGGTTAGAATGTTGACACTACCTTTACCCATAACTGAAACTTTATTGTCATTTCCCAATGTTACATCTGATTTTACACTCTCATCCAAACTAGAAAACATTTCCAAATTTTCAGTCATATGATTGCTACAACTTGAGTCTAAAAATCATATATCTTTCTCACTTTCTTGTGCAACATTACAAGCTATGAACATGCTGTCTTGAGTTTGATTTTCCTTGGTAAAATTTGCACTTTGTTGTCTAGAATCATATtgcttctttctacattcatttatgtaatgcccaaatttcttgcaataatGACATTGGACTAAGGATTTGTCATACCTTTGGCTTTGGGGCTGATTTTGAGTTGATGTTTGATAGTTGCCTCTTCCACTTGAACTTGATGGGCTACTACCTCTTCCACTTGAGTTTGAATGGCTGCCTCTTCCACCTTTAtatgaatttcttcctctacctctgaaatttgttCTTCCCCTGCCTCTACCATGGCTGATTGAAACTTGTGTCTTGAATGCATgctccaaatttgaatttgttgacCTGCTTAGTCTATGTTCATGAGAAATGAGTGAAGCATGAAGCTCATCCACTAAAAATTGTGAGAGATTCTTTGTCTCTTCTATGGTCACCACAATAGATTCAAATCTTGTAGGCAAACTTCTCAAAACCTTTTCAACCACTCTTCTTTCTTCAAGGTTTTCACCATGAGATCTGATTTGGTTTACCAATCCAATGATTTGAGTGAAAAATGAGTCTATTGTATTTGATTCTTTCATGTAGATGGTCTCAGAATCCCTTCTTAACATTTGCAACTTAgctatttttaccttttccattccTTGATAGGTTGTTTGAAGAATGTCCCATGCTTGTTTGGACTTTGTTGCTGCTTGAATCCTTGAAAAAATGTTTTCATTCACTCCTTGAAAGATGAGGAAGAGGGCTTTTGAGTCTGtctttttattttccttcaatAAGTCTTTCTCTACTTGAGTTAATACATTATATGTTGTTGCATCTACTGGTTCTTGGTAGCCATTTTCAACAAACTCCCATAAATCTTGTGCACAAAATAATGTCTTCATTGTGAGTGCCCAATAATCATAATGTTTTCCATTAAACTGTGGGATCTGTGGATTTGTCAAGCTTGTGCTTGGAGCTGCCATTATAGACTGTGAAAAACCCTTCTATCTCTTTGAAAAAATTCCTCAGTCACTTCACCCAATAACCTTTAACCTTCAGCTCTAATACCACTGATGGACTGAGAGGCAGAGGAAaagaaacataaaagaaaactaaaagcAGAAATTCTTAATAACAGAGATAATATTAGAGACAACCAGAGAAATATCTTTTCATTTTAATATACTTCAAAATCATACATTATCTTGCTTAATACATTGAGCTGTTGTTCCTTTTCATGCTTAGATATATACTCAAAACAGAGTCCCCTGTTGTTACATATAGCTATCAaactttttccatatttttcttgTTCTGTTCACACTAAAACTGCCCCTGTTCTAGTTACTGTATTTTTGCTATATATCTTCTACAAACTTCTACAAATTAACTTTTTTGTATTAAAATAATACAGCTTCTAGACTCTTCTacaaattctagaagaagaagaaaactaaACAGTAAATTATATTTAGTTCAAGTCCATTTACTACTGTCTTGTATGTACATAAAATGGATtgcaatcaatatttttaattcaaaaaactGTCATGTTTGGAGTAAGAAGGAAGGCACAAGCATGGTAAAATTGAATAGATGGGATGGATAGTAGTCTACGGAGGAGTAGGTGGGCAGTTGAAGATTAATTTCAACATAAAAAACAGATTTTGAAGGAAGAGTTTTTCAGTTGGATGGTGATCTTAATGAAGCAAGAATTATTGGAAGAAAAGAATGAATTGGATTAAAGTAAGGTAAGAGAATACAATGGCAAGACTGAAGAATTGAAGGCAAAATTGTCTGAAGGTGGATGCTTGTGGGAATCTTCTAAGACAGAGTTGGAAGCCACTGTTGCAGGGCTGCAAAATGAGCTCAATGAAACAAGAGTGCTTAGCTTGAAACATGAAGAAGCATGCATTCAAGTAAGGAATGAAAAAGTAAAATTGGAAGAGTTGAAAGAGTTGAATAATAGGAATGAGGAATTACGTGCAAAAATGACTGAAAATGGTTGCCTTTGGAATACTTGTAAGGCGAATTTAGAAGGTACAATAGTAAAGCTGCATAAAAAACTTAATGAAACAAAGATTCTGGTCCACAATAATCAAGCATTATACAATGAAATAAGCAGAGAAAAAGCTGAGTTGGAAGATGATTTTAATCAATTTATTAATGATACTAAACTATCAAAGGAAAAATTGGCTGAAGATAGGCACACGTGGGATAATTGTAAGGGAGAATTTGAAGTTGCAATTGAAAAACTGCAAAATGATCTAAATGAAGCGAGAATGCCAAGCCAGAAGTATGAAGTTTTGTGGTCTCAATCAGGAGAAGAAAAAAATGAGTTGGAAAAGACTGTTTTAGGGCTACAAAATGAACTCGATGAAACAAAGATTTTGAGAGTAAAAGACCAGGAGCTGTGTAATGTGCTAAGAGAAGAAAACAATCGTTTAGGAAATAAGTTGAAACAATGCAATGACAGGATTggtaaattaaatacaaaaattaaagaAGAGGAGCTATTGTGGTTTCGTAATAAGGAGGATTTGGAAAGCAGACTTGCAGATGTGGAGTATGAGAAAGAGACATTGATCCAGGAATATAGAGCTCTGTGGGCCCATTTAAGAGATGAAAAATATGAATCGGAAGACAAAGTGAGAGAATACAacgataaggataaggaattgCATGCACAGATGAGAGAAGATTGCCGCTTTTGGGAAGCTTGTAAGGCGAAATTTGAAGACTCTGTTGCAGGGTTacaaattaattttaatcaatccattaatgaaaGTAAACAATCAAAGGAAAAATTAGCTGCTTGTAAGGGAGAATTTGAAGTTACAATTGCAAAACTGCAAAATGAGTATAATGAAGCGAGCATGTTAAGCCATAAGCGTGAGGATTTGTGCTCTCAATCAGAACATAAAAAGTATGAGCTGGAAAAGGTTTTTATACGGCTACAAAAtgagcttgatggaacaaatattTTGAGAGAAAAAGACCAAGAATTGCATAATGTGCTAAAAGAAGAGAATAATTAGTTAAAAAATAACTTGAAAGAATGCAATGATAGGATTCGGGaattaaatataaaaattgaagaagacgaGCGGTTGTGGATTACTAATACGGCTGATTTAGAAAACAAAGTTGTAGGTCTGCAGTCTGAGAAAGGGATATTGAGCAGGGAATATAAACTTCTGTGGGTCCATTTAAAAGATGAAAAAGATGACTTGGAAAACAAATTGAGAGAATGTAACGATAGGAATAAGGAATTGCATGCGCAGATGAGAGAAGATTGCCGCTTGTGGGAAGCTTgtaaggaaaattttgaagattCTGTTGTAGGGCTGCAAAATAAGCTTGATTTGATGACTAATGAATGAAGAATTTTGAGCCAGGAATATGTAGATTTGTGCATTGAATGTGAGTTTTTGAAGGCACAGCTGGGAGATTATAATGATATACTAATCTCTATGGAAGATGAAACATGGAGCCTAATGTCTTTCTCAGAGTGCAATGCAAagacagtagaaaacttgcaaACTGAAGTGCAATTGACCACCCATTCACAAACACATTTGAGCAAGAAAAATGAAGAACTGACTACAGAAAATGAATCTCTGAAATTGAAATTGGAAGAACTAACTACTGAAAATGAATCTACGTCTGCAAGCAGGGAGGAGGCTTGGATTCAAGAAAATGTTTTATTGAAACAACAAGTCCATGAGCTTCAAAATGGGTTTCCACTGATGAAAGATTATGAAGGGGTTTCCACTGATGATATTCTCGACTCAGTAACACGGGAGAGGCAATTACTCACATCTCTATCAGAAACCACTGATAAACTGGTGGAAGATCCCGTTATAGAGATTAGAACAGTGAAACAGGAAGCCTTTCAACTTGATCAAGAAAACCAACAATTATAAAAGGACATATTGAGTAAA contains these protein-coding regions:
- the LOC131042602 gene encoding uncharacterized protein LOC131042602, with protein sequence MGWIVVYGGVGGCLWESSKTELEATVAGLQNELNETRVLSLKHEEACIQVRNEKVKLEELKELNNRNEELRAKMTENGCLWNTCKANLEGTIVKLHKKLNETKILVHNNQALYNEISREKAELEDDFNQFINDTKLSKEKLAEDRHTWDNCKGEFEVAIEKLQNDLNEARMPSQKYEVLWSQSGEEKNELEKTVLGLQNELDETKILRVKDQELCNVLREENNRLGNKLKQCNDRIGKLNTKIKEEELLWFRNKEDLESRLADVEYEKETLIQEYRALWAHLRDEKYESEDKVREYNDKDKELHAQMREDCRFWEACKAKFEDSVAGLQINFNQSINESKQSKEKLAACKGEFEVTIAKLQNEYNEASMLSHKREDLCSQSEHKKIRELNIKIEEDERLWITNTADLENKVVGLQSEKGILSREYKLLWVHLKDEKDDLENKLRECNDRNKELHAQMREDCRLWEACKENFEDSVAQLGDYNDILISMEDETWSLMSFSECNAKTVENLQTEVQLTTHSQTHLSKKNEELTTENESLKLKLEELTTENESTSASREEAWIQENVLLKQQVHELQNGFPLMKDYEGVSTDDILDSVTRERQLLTSLSETTDKLVEDPVIEIRTVKQEAFQLDQENQQL